A window of Notolabrus celidotus isolate fNotCel1 unplaced genomic scaffold, fNotCel1.pri scaffold_149_arrow_ctg1, whole genome shotgun sequence genomic DNA:
CCCCATACGCCCCCCACCGGAGACTTTACTGAATTAGTGCCTTTAAAGATGGCCGCCAACACGTCCTCACATTTGACAATAACGTGATGCTGCTGAGCTCGGTGAGGTAGACGTCCAGACCCCCAAAGTCCCAACAGTCTGGATTTATAGGACAGGTTTCGTCCCGTGGGAACGAGTCTTCTTTAGGACTCTAGTTTGGATCTTATAAATATCATTAAGGGGACCAAGTTCTCGTGTGAGAAACGTTCACAGCCCCTGACCGCCCAAAGGAGGTCTTCTTTGACCTGGAGCGGGACGAGCGGGACGAGGGGCGAGTCCATGGTCTGTGTATATAACGGACAGCGTCGCTtcgccttttcccgttgtacggtctTGAAGCctaaatatcccgttccagaacgctgccatcttgtaaattttctgcagccagagtctgcggagtagggaatttgtgtttccacggtaacaagctccgccctacagcgaggtcctacggagtttctctctacggcagctgtcaatcaaagtaaacaggaagtaaaaacacgttttttaaagtttgaccagagacagagtttgacctgtactgcagccagccaccagggggagcagttttggtggcggcctcacttcaaGCCGAGCGAGGACACGGGGAAAGTTATTTAAGAATCACTCCGAACAGCGTCCCTAAAGTAACTTTTATTGATCTTCAACAAGATCATCACGTCGTGCCTGATGATGAAGACATCTCACGCTCACATGAGGATAACTCGCCCTGAGAGAGCTCACGTTAACACGGGGCTCTGTGGGGACGGACTCACCCGCAGGACGCTcactagtggacactggaggaactgcagcttctggGACTTTATCTGAACATGGTTATTTAGTCCCAGAAGTTCAGAGGGCTCCATCTAGTGGCAGAAATCCTGCAGCACATCCACTCAGACCACACACCTGAGCAGGTGTGACCTGAGCAGGTGTGACCTGTTGTCAGACCACACACCTGAGCAGGTGTGACCTGTTGTCAGACCACACACCTGAGCAGGTGTGACCTGTTGTCAGACCACACACCTGAGCAGGTGTGACATGAGCAGGTGTGACCTGAGCAGATGTGACCCACCCACTCAGACCACACACCTGAGCAGGTGTGACCTGAGCGGATGTGACCCACCCACTCAGACCACACACCTGAGCAGATGTGACCTACCCACTCAGACCACACACCTGAGCAGGTGTGATCTGAGCGGATGTGACCCACCCACTCAGACCACACACCTGAGCAGGTGTGACCTGCCCACTCAGACCACACACCTGAAGTCCATGAAGAAACTAAATCCGCCTTATCTCCCGTCAGCGACACAAACGATCACTTCCCACAACGACCCACTGTTTGAAACCAACAGAGTCCGCTCACGcagagctctgtgattggcAGTTTGTAGGAGAGATGCACTCTGGGAGTTGTAGTTTACTATAGAGAATCCACAGCTGATCATCTTTGGTTTCATGTTAACCTGAAAATATGAAGACTGTTACTGCAGgaaccaggaccagaaccagaacctccCTCTGCTGTCGGCTCCCCTGTTAGCCTCTCAGTTAGCAGCTGTGACCCTCAGACTCTGAACTCTGAGCTCTCTGGCGATGACCTCGTGACCTCGCGGCTCTCTTTGGCTCCAGCACGCCAGCGTGTGGTTTGACGAGTTTTTGAATCTTAACCTGAAATAATCTAATAAGTGAATGTGTTAATGCTGGATATAATAAATGTGCCTcgttctttaaactcctcccacCTGATGTGATGTCACGCAGGTGATGTAGTCCGTCTCCACCTGAGGCCGAAGCGTCCTCTCTGCGTACGTGGCGCTCCGCCTGCCGCCCGGTCTGCTGGGAGCAGCTAAACTGTTAGCATGCCGCTGCGTGGTGCAGCTGCAGAAATCAAACGTCCCTCTGTGACCCCACAGACCCGCCCCGCACAAACACAGTAACCAGCCACCATTTTGCATGTTCCAGAGTTTAGTGCCTATAATATTGTGCGTCTTGCCAGAAGCCACCATGTCAGCCAAGCCATGTTGTGTTTCTAGAGTAGTAGTGATGTGTGTGGTGACTTCATAGTTGCTAATATTGAGGATGAATATTCTGCTTCACTCTGAATCAGTGAACTCCAAACACTGTCGCTGTAGACTCGACTAGTTTTTacctgttttcttattttactttctaACTAAAGCGTTTGTTGTCCCCGACCTGCTGTCTGCGTctgactgtacacacacacacacacacacacacacacacacactctcactcacacacgcatacacacatacacacacacacacacacacacacagacacaccatacacacacacacacatacacacacacacacacacacacacacaccatacacacacacacacacacacacaccatacacactcactcacacacacacacacacacaccatacacacacacacacacagacacacactctcactcacacacacacacacacacacaccatacacacacactctcactcacacagacacacacacactctcactcacacacacacacaccatacacacacactctcactcacacacagacacacacactctcactcacacacacagacacacatatacacacatacacacacacacatacacacacacactgtacacacacaccgtacacacatacacacaccgtacacacacacagacaaacacatgcacacatacacacacacacaaacacgcacacatagacacgcatacacatacacatgcaaacacacaggcacacacaatcactcacacacacacacacacacatgcatacacgagcaaacacacacacgcacacacacacatacacaaacactcacacacacatatagacatACACATGAAAATGTTCTTATGTTCACATGAAGCACATCCCCGATGTCAAACAggactgaggaagaggaggaggaccaggACCCTGATGTTTGGgagaccaggctgtaaacatgtctacatTATTTTAACTCTTCAGTGTCGGCCTCATAACGAACTGAAATCTCCACTCCTTTAATATGAAGCCTCTGCctctatatatacatatatatatatatatatatatatatatatatatatattcttactGATTATTTTACAGATATTAAAGTTATGAGTTTTACATAGTTAGGGGCGTGGCCGAGCTGACTGACAGGTAAAACAGCTGATTGATGATAATTAAAGATAATAAGTTACACGATCAGACACATGAAGACTACATATCCCATGATGCACTGCTGCTGTCCTACTCTGCAGGACTGGAGATTAAAATGAGTCCAGCactctgaaacagaaacacttcaacaatataataataataaataataacaaagataaataataaatcactGAGTGTGTTCCGGATCACTCATCTTTACTGAtccctgctctctgattggtcgtTGATATTCTCCGTCATCAGTGGAAcagagcaggtgtgtgtctctTTAAGTCACAGGTGTTCTCAGGTGACGGTTTAAACAgtaacctctgacctctctgtgacctctgaccgGGGGAAACCctgccctgtgattggctgagctCACGCACGTGCGGACAGGTGAATATGGCGGCTCCGGTGTCCGTGGGTCTGATCCTGCTGCTCGGACTCTGCTCCGGTTCCGGTCCGGACTCAGAGCGCGGGAGGATGGAGCTGCGGCGCGTGCGCAGCCTCGCCGCTCAGCCCAGGTACGGAGAGTGCTGGGCGCGAGCTCTGGACCACCTGGACACTCGCTGCAGGGACCTGACGTCAGAGAGCCAGAGCTGGATCGCGCTGAGCTTCACGCTGTGTCACCTGAGCAGGTAAGAgaccatcatcttcatcctcctcacctctctgacTCACTGACGTCATCACGCTGAGAAACACGTCACGGGACTGAAGATGGAAAGGTGTTTAAATCCTCCGAAAGACACGTGAACGCATCACAGTtatactgatgatgatgatgatggtgatgaagatgaagatggtgatgatgatgatgatgatgatgatgatgtgatgatgatgatggtgatgatgatgtgatgatggtgatgatgatgatgatgatgatgatgatggtgatgatgatgatgatgatgatgatggtgaagatgaaggtgatgatgatgatgatgatgatgatgatgatgtgatgatgatgatgatgatgatggtgatgatgatgatgatgatgatggtgatgatgatgatgatgatgatgatgatgatggtgatgatgatggtgatgatgatgatgatggtgatgatgatgatggtgatgatgatggtgatgatgtgatgatggtgatgatgatgatggtgatgatgatggtgatgatgatgatggtgatgatgatgatggtgatgtgatgatggtgatgatgatgatggtgatgatgtgatgatggtgatgatgatgatggtgatgatgatagtgatgatgatgatggtgatgatgatgatgatgatgatgatgatggtgatgatgatgatggtgatgatgatgataatggtgatgatgatgatgatgatgatgtgatggtgatgatgatgatggtgatgatgatgatgatgatgatgatggtgatgatgtgatgatggtgatgatgatgatgatgaagatgatgatgatgatgatgatgatgatgatgatggtgatgatgatgatggtgatgataatgatgatgatgatgatcatggtgatgacgatgatgatggtgatgacgatgatgatggtgacgatgatgatgatggtgatgatgatgatgatggtgatgataatgatgatgatattgGTGATGGTAAagatgaaggtgatgatgatgatgatgatggtgacgatgatgatgatgatattggTGATGATGATATCGGTGATGGtgaagatgaaggtgatgatgatgatgatgatgatgaaagctTAGCTGACAGGGTGCACAGGTGTAGAACAGGTACAGAGCTTTAACAGGAAGTGATAATCCTGAGCTCAGGTTAGGGAGGAGGAGCCAGAGAAGCATCAGCAGGTACCTGAGATCACCTACAGTCTCAGCTCCTCCCCCAACATCTCAGAGATCAACTTGAACGTCTTTAAAGGGTCATTCTGAAGAGAACCAGACTCTGATCTCACCTCTACAGGTACAggtaaccctctctctctctctctctctctctctctctctctctctctctccctctctctctctctctctctctctctctctctctctctctctctctctctctctctcgtagCTCAGGCAGGGATATCCCAGCATGCCccgaggggtcagaggtcagcaggTGTACAGGTGCAATGGATGCTGTGGCCTTTAACGCCTACACAGAGTTctttactcacacacactccatgtGTCACTTCCTTCAGTCTGAGGCCTGGCAGAGCCGAGCAGAGACCACCAtgcacaggtaacacacacctggacaggtaacacacacctgGACACACAACTGTAGCGGTAACAACCATACAagttaaacacacagagaaatcaGTAACTTCACTGACCGGTGACAGGACCGAACAGGTGTGTACAGGTGAACCATCAGGATCAGGTGAAGACTAAAGTAACGGCTCTCATTACAGGTTAACAGAGACCTCAGCAGGTGTGGCTGAGCAGCTTGAGTCCACCAGGCAGATGGCTGAAGATTTGATTGATGCCCAGAGTGCTGCCTTACAGGCACAACAGGAAATCCTGAACAACGGAGAGGAACTGAGAGTCACCCTGACAGACTCTACCCAGGGTAACATACTCACATACATCCTGACAGACTCTACCCAGGGTAACATACTCACATACATCCTGACAGACTCTACCCAGGGTAACATACTCACATACATCCTGACAGACTCTACCCAGGGTAACATACTCACATACATCCTGACAGACTCTACCCAGGGTAACATACTCACATACATCCTGACAGACTCTACCCAGGGTGACATACTCACATACATCCTGACAGACTCTACCCAGGGAGACATACTCACATACATCCTGACAGACTCTACCCAGGGTGACATACTCACATACATCCTGACAGACTCTACCCAGGGTGACATACTCACATACATTCTGACAGACTCTACCCAGGGTGACATACTCACATACATCCTGACAGACTCTACCCAGGGTAACATACTCACATACATCCTGACAGACTGTACCCAGGGTAACATACTAACATACATCCTGACAGACTCTACCCAGGGTAACATACTCACATACATCCTGACAGACTCTACCCAGGGTAACATACTCAACCCAGGGTAACATACTCACATACATCCTGACAGACTCTACCCAGGGTAACATACTCACATACATCCTGACAGACTGTACCCAGGGTAACATACTAACATACATCCTGACAGACTCTACCCAGGGTAACATACTCACATACATCCTGACAGACTCTACCCAGGGTAACATACTCGCATACATCCTGACAGACTGTACCCAGGGTAACATACTCACATACATCCTGACAGACTGTACCCAGGGTAACATACTCACATACATCCTGACAGACTCTACCCAGGGTAACATACTCACATACATCCTGACAGACTGTACCCAGGGTAACATACTCACATACATCCTGACAGACTCTACCCAGGGTGACATACTCGCATACATCCTGACAGACTCTACCCAAGGTGACATACTCGCATACATCCTGACAGACTGTATCCAGGGTAACATACTCACATACATCCTGACAGACTCTACCCAGGGTAACATACTCACATACATCCTGACAGACTCTACCCAGGGTAACATACTCACATACATCCTGACAGACTCTACCCAGGGTGACATACTCGCATACATCCTGACAGACTGTACCCAGGGTAACATACTCACATACATCCTGACAGACTCTACCCAGGGTAACTTAGACACGTTTGTTTACTCGCCCCCCCCCCTTGTGGACACACAATGGTTCAGTGCCTGTTATATCCTTGAAGGTCTGATGTTACCTGTCTATctgtctcccccctcccccttcaTGTGTCCCTGTtgcctgtctctcacctgtcccCTGCAGGTCTGAGGGCGGTGTTCTCTGAGCTCAACAGTGCCTCCAGGGAGCAGCAGGTGGCGCTGTCTGAGCTCTTTAACAGAGTTTCCTTCCTGCAGAGCTTCCTGCTGATGGAGGCTCACAGTCTGAGCTCCTGCTGCTACAACGCTGCTGCTCTCTGCACCGCCTTCCTGCTTACCTCCACCCAGCGGTCCTCCAGAGCCAGGTAACTACACCTACAGTCAGGTCATTCCACCTACAGTCAGGTAACTCCACCTACAGTCAGGTAACTCCACCCACAGACAGGTAACTCCTCCTACAGTCAGGTAACTCCACCCATAGTCAAGTAACTCCACCCACAGTCAGGTTACTCCACCCACAGTCAGGTTACTCCACCCACAGTCAGTCACTCCACTACAGACACATTACAGGTAATCCCTACAGACTCCATCTTGCTTTACTTAATAATtaatcatttgtgtgtgtgtgtgtgtgtgtgtgtgtgtgtgtgtgtgtgtgtgtgtaggttgaTCCTGTTGAGTTTGGTGTGTTTAAATTTCTACCTGGAGAGGAAGATCTATCAGTTTGTTCTAGACTCTGATAatcctcaacacacacacatggtgagCTAAGCTAACATGCTGATGCTAAGGCTAATGTCtgtcagattgattgattgatttgtgtgtgtgtgtgtgtgtgtgtgtgtgtgtgtgtgtgtgtgtgtgtgtgtatgtgtatgtgtaggaGCTGgtcagtgtgtatgtgagtgtgtgtaggagGGTCAtggtgtgtgttggagtgtgtgttctgctgtgtgtgtgtgttaggtacAGGGACCCGGTTCAGCAGAGTCTACAGGTGCTCAGAGAGACTCAGAAGAGCCTGCAGGAGGCGCTGCAGCACGCTGGTGAGTCCAGAGAGCCTGCTAACAAGTGCTCCCAAAATCCTGATCCCTAAGTAATGAGATCTAAAACATGTGCCCTAAGTCCTGAGACCTTaaccctgagccctaaaccGTGAGTCCTTAGTCCTGAGACCTTAACCCTGAGCCCCAAACCCTAAGTCCTGAGCCCTAAACCCAAAACcttaaaccctgagccctaaacTCTAAACCCTTAGCCATGAACCCTGAGCCataaaccctgagccctaaacTCTGAAGCCTAAGCCCTGAACTCTAAACCCTTAACCCTGAGCCCTAAACTCTAAACCCTAAGCCCTAAATTCTAAGCCCTAAActctaaaccctaaaccctgagccctaaacTCTAAACACTAAACCCTGTGCCCTAAACTCTAAGCCCTGAACTCTAAGCCCTAAActctaaaccctaaaccctgagccctaaacTCTAAACCCTAAGCCCTAAATTCTAAGCCCTAAActctaaaccctaaaccctgagcccttaACTCTAAAcactaaaccctgagccctaaacTCTAAACACTAAACCCTGTGCCCTAAACTCTAAGCCCTGAACTCTAAGCCCTAAActctaaaccctaaaccctgagccctaaatCATAAACCATTAGCTCTAAATCTTAAGCCCTAAActctaaaccctgagccctaaacTCTAAATCCTGAGCCCTAAACTCTAAACCCTGAGCCCAAAACCCTAAATCCTGAGCCCTAAActctaaaccctgagccctaaactctaaaccctgagccctaaaccctgagccctaaactctaaaccctgagccctaaatCCTGAGCCCTAAActctaaaccctgagccctaaaccctgagccctaaactctaaaccctgagccctaaactctaaaccctgagccctaaacTCTGAGCCCTAAACCTTGTGATGTCAGGCTATAGACTGTGTCTAAAAAAGTGGGTGTAGTCACTGTGATGTCATTCGTTGGTCTTGTTCTGTCTGCAGAGGGATTGGGCGAGCGTCACAGGAGGACTCCGTCTGATGTGAAGGTGAGTCTTGAAGGACTGTTTTTAACCACTTCCTGTGATGTCACAGCCTCTGACCAATGAAATCAAACCTTTCTAGAGGAGGTCACAGAGCAGAAGAGGacgagaggaagagaagaagatgaaggatataaaaagagaagaagaagaggaggaggagagtacGCTGCTGTGTCTGAACACAGACAGCTCTgacctgtctcacctgtccctCACTGGTCAGTGCCCGTCTCACTGCTCAGTCACTAACTGACCTCTGACTCTTCAGTCTGCACCTGTCTCATCAGAGTACCTAgctcacctgtctcacctgtgtctcacctgtgtctcaccaCAGtacctgtctcacctgtctcccctgtctcacctgtctccccTCAGGTTGGAATGAGAACAGTTTCCTCAGCAGCACGGTGAACAGCTCGGCGGGTGATGTCACACTGCGGTCAGATTTTACCCAGAATGCCTCAGTGAGGTCTGTGCGTGGTGGTCGTGGCTCTGCTCTGGTGTACAGCGTGCCGGTTGAGGACggacaggtgagacaggaaGTTTGTTTATGTTAAAACAGGAAGTTTCGTTAGCATTTCTCTAACGTTAGCTTCAAACAGGAAGTTGTGACgtcttcaacaaacaaacaaacaacaacacacacctgacctctgctctctgtgtttatcttcatcatcctcatcaccaTGGTCGCctcctcctgattggtcagccTCGTTACAGCCTGAGGAGTCGGAGGTCGGACGCGCGCTGATCCTCAGATCCACTTCATCAAACGATTActgttttttctcaaagtgaataaaaagacGTTTAAATAAAACCAGAGACGAGTCCATCATTTCAGAAACACGGTCACACGGAGGGTCAGACAAACGGAGGGTCAGACACATGGAGGGTCAGACACATTGAGGGTCAGACACATGGAGGGTCAGACACATTGAGGGTCAGACACATGGAGGGTCAGACACATTGAGACACATGGAGGGTCAGACACATGGAGGGTCAGACACATGGAGGGTCAGACACATTGAGGGTCAGACACATGGAGGGTCAGACACATTGAGGGTCAGACACATGGAGGGTCAGACACATTGAGACACATGGAGGGTCAGACACATTGAGACACATGGAGGGTCAGACACATTGAGGGTCAGACACATGGAGGGTCAGATACATTGAGACACATGGAGGGTCAGACACATTGAGACACATGGAGGGTCAGACACATTGAGACACATGGAGGGTCAGACAAATGGAGGGTCAGACACATTGAGGGTCAGACACATTGAGGGTCAGACACATTGAGGGTCAGACACATTGAGGGTCAGACACACGGAGGGTCAGACACATTGAGGGTCAGACACATTGAGGGTCAGACACATTGAgggtcagacacacagagggtcAGACACATTGAGGGTCAGACACATGAAAGGTTACACTGAGGGTCAGACACATGGAGGGTCAGACACACGGAGGGTCAGACACATTGAgggtcagacacacagagggtcAGACACACTGAGGGTCAGACACATGGAGGGTCAGACAAACGGAGGGTCAGACACATTGAGGGTCAGACACATATAGGGTCACAGAGGGTCACGCGGAGGGTCACACGGAGTGTCAGACACATGGAGGGTCAGACACATTGAGGGTCAGACACACGGAGGGTCAGACACATATAGGGTCACAGAGGGTCACGCGGAGGGTCACACGGCGGGTCAGACAAACAGAAGGTCACGGAGGGTCAGACACCGAGGGTCACACCAAGGGTCACACCGAgtgtcagacacacagagggtcAGATACACGGAGGGTCACACGGAGGGTCAGACACACGGAGGGTCACACAGAGGGTCACACGGAGGGTCACACAGAGGGTCACACGGAGGGTCACGTCGAGGGTCACACAGAGGGTCAGACAAACGGAAGGTCACATGAAGTGTCAGACACACCGAGGGTCACACCGAGGGTCAGACACACCGAGGGTCACACCGAgggtcagacacacagagggtcAAACCGAgggtcagacacacagagggtcACACCGAGGGTCAGACACACCGAGGGTCACACCGAgggtcagacacacagagggtcACACCGGGGGTCACACCAAGGGTCACACCGAGGGTCAGACACACCGAGGGTCAGACACACCGAGGGTCAGACACACCGAGGGTCACACCGAGGGTCATACACATGGAGGGTCAGACGGAGGGTCAGAGGGTTCTTGTACCTGTGAGACAGGTAGAGTCCAGAGTGTGGAGATGCTCTCAGTCTCATATATCTGACGCCATGATCTATAAACTCTCTGGATCCTGACTGAGTGTTGTCGCCCTCTGTTGGCTCAGACTGAACCTGCAGGTTCAAACTGTGGAGTCAAAGAGTCAAGGCTGAGCTGAGGAgcggaaaaagagagagaaagagagagagagagagagagagaggaggggaaaataaaacactgctgGAATTTCTCTCCACAGTTTTCCTGCTTCAGATTTCAGCTgctgagaaaatgaaaaacagaccaCAGAGGGGGGATCAGATGTCTggacgagaggaggaggaggaggaggaggagctgtggTGTCGGTCTGCAGCTCGGATCAGACTTTCACACAAAAgcttgaagctgctgagagacagagagagagagagagagagagagagagagagagagagagagagagagagagagagagagagaaagacgacCGACTGACCGATTGAGAGTTTattcagagagaggaaggaat
This region includes:
- the LOC117808774 gene encoding uncharacterized protein LOC117808774 isoform X3; its protein translation is MAAPVSVGLILLLGLCSGSGPDSERGRMELRRVRSLAAQPRYGECWARALDHLDTRCRDLTSESQSWIALSFTLCHLSSSGRDIPACPEGSEVSRCTGAMDAVAFNAYTEFFTHTHSMCHFLQSEAWQSRAETTMHRLTETSAGVAEQLESTRQMAEDLIDAQSAALQAQQEILNNGEELRVTLTDSTQGLRAVFSELNSASREQQVALSELFNRVSFLQSFLLMEAHSLSSCCYNAAALCTAFLLTSTQRSSRARSWSVCM
- the LOC117808774 gene encoding uncharacterized protein LOC117808774 isoform X2 yields the protein MAAPVSVGLILLLGLCSGSGPDSERGRMELRRVRSLAAQPRYGECWARALDHLDTRCRDLTSESQSWIALSFTLCHLSSSGRDIPACPEGSEVSRCTGAMDAVAFNAYTEFFTHTHSMCHFLQSEAWQSRAETTMHRLTETSAGVAEQLESTRQMAEDLIDAQSAALQAQQEILNNGEELRVTLTDSTQELPADGGSQSELLLLQRCCSLHRLPAYLHPAVLQSQELVSVYVSVCRRVMVCVGVCVLLCVCVRYRDPVQQSLQVLRETQKSLQEALQHAEGLGERHRRTPSDVKRRSQSRRGREEEKKMKDIKREEEEEEESTLLCLNTDSSDLSHLSLTGQCPSHCSVTN
- the LOC117808774 gene encoding uncharacterized protein LOC117808774 isoform X1, producing MAAPVSVGLILLLGLCSGSGPDSERGRMELRRVRSLAAQPRYGECWARALDHLDTRCRDLTSESQSWIALSFTLCHLSSSGRDIPACPEGSEVSRCTGAMDAVAFNAYTEFFTHTHSMCHFLQSEAWQSRAETTMHRLTETSAGVAEQLESTRQMAEDLIDAQSAALQAQQEILNNGEELRVTLTDSTQGLRAVFSELNSASREQQVALSELFNRVSFLQSFLLMEAHSLSSCCYNAAALCTAFLLTSTQRSSRARLILLSLVCLNFYLERKIYQFVLDSDNPQHTHMELVSVYVSVCRRVMVCVGVCVLLCVCVRYRDPVQQSLQVLRETQKSLQEALQHAEGLGERHRRTPSDVKRRSQSRRGREEEKKMKDIKREEEEEEESTLLCLNTDSSDLSHLSLTGQCPSHCSVTN